DNA from Larimichthys crocea isolate SSNF chromosome XIII, L_crocea_2.0, whole genome shotgun sequence:
CTACTTGGCTTTTGTGGTGAGGATGATTGACAACAAATAGGTATACTGTGCCATCTGATAAGGAACAAGGaacactgttaaacactgtGAGGATGACTGACAACAAACAGGGATACTCTGCCATCTGATAAGAAACAGGGAACACTTGAAATAAATACTGGCAACCAAaatagaaagtgtgtgtgtgatagacaTGCATGACCAAAAGCTAGTTACAATAGGTTAATCAAAAGTTGGTTTATAAACTGCTAAATTCTGCAGTAATCCTACATGTTGATTTTTCCTAACTGGTTAAAAAGGCATCAGAAGTTGATGATCTTAACTAAAATGAACCCAAAAGGCCAATGTTcttactttttctgttttctttttctaaacacACTTGATTTGAAACTATACTGACACACCCAAGGTAGCGTCTCCCATTGCACCCACAGGGTATCCTGTGGGCACAATAGGAGTAGCTAAAACGATTTTAATTATTAGAGTAAGTCCGCACAACAGGCTTGTCCACATTCtctacatgaacacacacgcagacattaacaaaaccaaaaacatttcgttgtactgtacttgttaaaatgacaaataaagcccttatcctatcctatcctatcctatctTATCCTATATCTGTTAAATCTGGATCAGAGTGAAGAAGCGGTAGACAGAGTTTTAGGCCTTTAGGTGCTAACTTGTAGAGACTTGTGTGTGACATTTCTGTAAAGACACATAAGTGATAAGTGCTTTTACCACTAGGATCGCTGTATACACTGATGCCATGAGCGTTGAATGAATCCAGATCAAAGCTTCTTGGCATGCGCAGCTCCATTGGTTTCATCCGAGGATCTTTCATATCGAGGGCAAAGATCTTTGATGTCGCATCCGAAGGCGGGAATCCAGGATACTTCAGACCcttcacataaaaaataaaattgcaaCATACTCTAAGTAAAACCAgaactctctctttttttgttacctagttttgtttttctgtagttAAATAGATGTTGGTCAAGTATATGTAGCTTTAAGTGGGATCAGGGTAGATTTTTTTATCTTGGAGTTGGTCAGAGGGGTAAATCACACGTTATTCTGAGGCTATGGTTAGCACCAATAACACAGTTGCAACAATTAGTCggttataaaaacaaacagattaaaaatgtactaTTTTGATATTCATTTGTCAGTTTTCATGCGAAAATGCCCtccaaaattaaattaaattaaaaatttaaatcaaattaaatatgatACTTCCTGTTTTACTTTGTTAAGTCAATGTATATTGAATATCTTTGCAATGTTGGCCAAAGAAAACAGGACTGCTAAAGATGTGACTCTGAGAAACTGGAagggactttttctttttttaaattctacagTCTAaagaaagttaaataaaaaaatccataaGAAATGATGTGAAGAATgttagttttcatttttacttagAACAACGTTGGGTTAATAAGATTAAAGGGCTTGACTGAAACAGTTGAACTTTTCTGAGTTgttgtgtgttacatgtttgtttaatcttaGTACATTTGGCTGATCTTCAACTCAAATACTTACAGTGCTGATAAAAGCAAGCCCGTTACCCAGGATCGTGATATCCTCTGAACCGTAATCTGAAAGCACGATAATTGCACTGTTAGTTTTCATGTTCATCtcgtgtgttttgttgtgttttcttcgGGCATGAACGAACTTCTTACCCAGATTTTTAAGTGTGACACAGTTGGGGAGGTGATTCTGCACCAGCTCTCTGGATGCGAGGGTGATCctcctgcagtgttttcagcACAGAATCACATGAAGGCACAACTTTTTCCTCAACAAAACTTCGGGGACGAACAAACGCATGAATGAATGGAGTTGTTTTCTACTTTACCTCAAGTTGACGAACCTCTCTCCAATCAGCGCCGACAGAGCGGCTATGACAATCGAGATGAAAACTAACTTTCCCATTTTGCATTCACGCTTACACCAATTACACAAACAGCTCTTAACTGCGCGAGCACCGCAGCAACCGAGGCGTGCCCCTGCAAGATGATGCGTTCAAAACTATCGGAAATATNNNNNNNNNNNNNNNNNNNNNNNNNNNNNNNNNNNNNNNNNNNNNNNNNNNNNNNNNNNNNNNNNNNNTACGCTGCCATCTTGAATTTTGTGCATTGTTGCATTTGAGATATTACTTATATTATAATTTGAAAACTTACAATGACATTTGCATTTTCCCACATGTGAGAAGCACGTGAATGCAGCATgattctgtttggtttggaGCCAAATAACATCTAAAAACTGCTCTAACCTATAATTTGTTTGTACAAATAAGTTGTCTTGTCCAGGCAGTTTAGTGATATGAACATGTTGGATCAGTTTTTATATGACTGCTGTGTTCAGtacaggtttaaaaaaataaataaagtattggtatttttgtgatttagcgcccCCAGTTTCAAAGTATGCTACCACTGTGGTAACAGTACACATCCATTTATCCTGATTGTTATTacttatgaataaaaacaactagCAAGtagacaactttgctaacagccaaacatcaatcaagtgcaaaaacagaaaccagctaatattacttactagtccaacgTCAAGAAGCCTAGtacagcatctgtctttcaatCTTTCTAGCTCTCGCCAATTTACTCTTCTCTGGTGGCTTCTGCTCGCTCACTCTACTTTTCTCTTCTGAGCTTCCTACATgaacatcctcttcagtctttttcgcctctgccattataGCCGTAGAGCCAGGTGAGCCGGATTACTTTGGCTGCTTGCTctgctccggttctggcacgacaccagctctgctccttGTCAACATTCGCCCATGCCATCCTTTTCCCAGAGGTCCAAAACATCCATGCATGGTACAATCGCTAACACTTCCCTGGTGCTCTGCGGtcacagcctggctaacaaactgagatagGATTAGCTAACATCAGCTACTTTGCTGCagttactttactgtccatcaggaaactctgtaaatcacagagagttgatgtgcAGCAGCCGCTGGACATCAGggggaaagcagaaaacattttctccataaaatatgatcaaaatAAGTGTTTAGTGTTGTTAAACGTTAGGTACTTCTCACAGGTGTttgtacctggagcacaaagttacacaatgctgctttaattCTTGTGGGATAGTAGTGGTATCCACAGATgctgtaaatgtaaacacagagtTGTACCACAACTGACCTCTCATGACCGTCGGCCTGTTTGTATATATAATGGCAGGAGTCAtctatgtgtgtaaatgtaatgtttgtaataCCTCTGGGAACAACCAGTTTAGTTTTTTGGCATTGTCTGGCATAGGGAGCATGAATGTGAGTCATGCAGACCCAGATCTTCCACTTTATTGTAATAAGACTGAGTCTAATATGGTCTGTGTACATGTGCTGATGTGTGCTCTGCATGTGGTTCACTGCTTAGTCACACAGtcagcttttattattttcaagcTCtctagaaatgaaaacacatttgacGTCTCCATAATTAAAAAGGCACTAAGTCGAGAATGATTAAGGATATATTCATTGCTCACTCATTTCGCTCAAGACTACTAAAAATAATAGAGATGTGAATGTATGAACACAGAGCTACAAAATCCCCTTTGTTATATAAGTTATTTGGTGCCAAAATTCATTCATGATCAAAGTTAGATTTTCTTTTGGGACTACGCTGCTATGACTTGAATTCACTCATATACTGCCAATGCAACCAGTCAACAGACGGTATACTCAATAACATGTAGCGTCTGCAAAACCctgtttaaattgtttatttttgaagttgtttttgtaGGTGATGACTCCTCccaacataaaacaaaaagttacaaaattgTCTATGTAATCAAAATCATGTGTAAGAGacttcataaaaaacaaacatgaacacatacatacacatatagaAGTGAAAGTAACATAAGATTGGCAAACTATTGACCCTGTGATACTCAGCATTGGGTGCATGCAACCTGACAGTAACTGTAGAATATCTACAAAAGTCCAATTAAAGAATTATAGCATCTAACAACTTCAAAACACCAACAACTCCTGCACATTACATGTCGTGTGCAACCAGCGAGCACTGTTAGGTGGGGCACACCAGTTTCCTGACTCTGTTTTGTGAAGTCGTGTAAAGGTTCACAGTGTAATACAGCAGGATCCCCATCAAACAGTTTCAAGCAAGACTGTATATTTGGaacatacaaaataaattttattATCCATTCTCTTCATGTCTACATCGTATTAGAATTTCTAGACAATGGCATTGTCAAATAACACACCCAAATTAATTCTAATAATCCTGACAGGTGCAACAATACATTTCTGTCAAGTCCAGGTGTCAAAATATAACTGAATGTGAAAAGCAATTTTTAAATCTTCTTCTTTGTTATTTTCAACATAAAAAGGGGAGCCATGGCCCTGGGCCGCAGTGAGAGCTAGGCAGGACATGGCCATgagcacacataaacacaggtgAGGAAGTGGCTTCAGGGTTGAGCCCCGGTGGCTGCAGGGACTTGTGTGGCCAGAGTGTTGGGAGCAGAGATGACGGGTGATCCAGCAATGTTAGCCAGTGGCTGCGAGGAGGACATTGAGGTGATGCCTAGAAGAGACAAGAGGGGGGGTTCATTAATCATATTTACATGTCATCGTGATCTCAAACTAGAGTTATAACTCTGACTGCAACCAAGGAAACAGTCAAATTATGACGTGACTTTATTTGCAGCCTAAGACATTCCTTTTAACATCTCTCTGGCTgctttttgacttttacttTAGCCGCAAATACAAGAGTAGCTTTCCCCAACAGTCATATTATGAGAGGAACATCTGAAAATGTTCACGGGTGTTCATTTGGAGCAGGATTACTCACCGGCCATCATACTCGAGGAGCTGACTGGCGTGGAGCTGGCAGCCATCCCTCCAGGAGTTGCCCCTCTTCCCTGATCTTTAACGATGGGATCTGAGAACAAAAGGTGTAATTtgagcaacaaacaaaaatacatgttttaacaaaattactttaaatacagcacacacacacattttggtttgaggcaGTTTACTCAAACAATGAGACGGagactttaactttttttttactgttttatttactgaCTAGTACTGACAGGGTGGGGGGAATAACAAACTTACAGAAGTAGGGATGATCCATGGCCTCTCTGGCCGTGAGGCGGGCTTGATGGTCATAGCGCAGCAGTTTGTCCAGGAAGTCTAGAGCCTCTGTGCTGACCAGGTGCTGGTTCTCACTGTGCACAAACCTCTCCCACCTTTTGCGAGAGTGTCTACAGAACAAACCAGTGTTAATGTGAGGTATTATTAGCTAGAAatcaaaaggtcaaaaaaaattatatatataaatttaatcGACTACAATGGTTTACCTTCCGAGAATGTCATTGAATCGCGGATCCAATTCAATGTTGTACTTGTCAATGTAGTCGTACAGATCCTCAGTGCCGAGTACTTTTGCAATTCGCACAAGCTGCAAGGCAGAAGAaacatcatttaatttaaaggattactttttttttttcataatggCATATGAAGGGTATGGATTGCATTGCAGTTTATAGTGTCAGTTAGGTAGTGAGTTTGTACGGAGGATGTACAATGTCAATAAAGAGGTAATTGTATGTTATTAACGCTTAATAAACATTTCACaatatacatgtttatttaaatatttgtatagttgcaaaagatttattttaatcatcaaaTCTAACTGAACCAGTGGACATTGCCTCTGTAATTAGGTTTCACTGCCAATACCCATGTTCCCATCACTAACATTAAACCTATGTTGTGTACGTCTAATTCTAACTCTTCATTTTGATCACAGCAAACTTATCCTTCATTCAACAGACTAAACATAGTTTATGATGAGTGTAAAACAGTAAtcgatttttaaaaacacaccatttGGCTGGTTATTAGAGAAACAAGAGTTTCTCCGTTTCTGAGCACACTATACGTGATGattacatgaaaaaataaaatgttaaatcaacACAGATAAAACTAAAACACCTTTTCAACTGTAGTGTCAAATAGGCTTAAAAGATGCACAAATGGGACACGGAATAATCTGGAAATGTTTAACGTTGTAGATAGGGAAAGCACAACACAAAGGCCACGATCAATGAGGGTAAATGTGTTATGATCTGTATCCACTGGTACACTCCTACATTTGTCTTTCACCCCTAGCTGccagggtctaaggacagagggtgtctaTCCCTGTatagattgtaaagccctccaaggcaaatgtactttgtgactttgggctatacaaataaaatctgatttgaatttgttttacaTTCAGTACACTGGTCTCCCAATAAGTTAGTAATAAAATCATAGGTGTGATTggcaaaggacaaaaaaacatatatgcAAGTATGTAGCCTATAGTGGATAGGCCACATACCATTTCTAAGTAGAATGTGGTTTGACTGGGTACTATGACACTGCTCTCTTTaggcattacattacattgcatttagcagacgcttttatccaaagcgacttacagaggaggacataaggCCACAGATCCAGGATcccatacacaaaaaaaacctaattCAAAATACGTTAAAAAGTCTGATTCTTCATACCTGATCATAGTTGTCATGACCGTGAAAGAAAGGTTCCTTTCTGAAGATCATGCTGGCGAGCATGCAGCCCAAACTCCACATGTCCAAGCTGTAGTCATACATCTACAAAAGATAGAGATGAAAAGGCTTGAACTGGCTTTATGACTGCATATAGATTTTAATGAATCTAATGAAAGTGCCATTTTGACAAACTGGTTGCCATGGCCAGACATGAGGAAGAGTATAGGAGCCTTACCTGGTAGTCTACCAGCAGTTCAGGTCCTTTGAAGTACCTGGATGCCACTCTCACGTTGTATTCCTGGTTTGGGTGGTAGAATTCCGCCAGACCCCAATCGATTAGGCGGAGCTgcaagcatttaaaaaaaagaaaaaagataagCATTTAATAAATGAGATTAGCCGGTGTCAGAGAAGGGAAGACAAGAAATTAGGGAAATTGTTAGCATGTGAGACAATACCTTTCTGTGTTCATGATCAATCATTACATTGTGTGGCTTGACATCTCTGTGCATAATCCCCATACTGTGGCAATAATCCAGAGCCTATtgggtaaaaagaaaaaagagagataagaACAGATATGAAGCTTGATTGAATGTTTCTGGCAAATATTATACAACCAAATAATTAGCATAATTATACAGCGTACCAAAAGACATTTCTTACCTTTAAGATTTCGTACATGTAGAACCGTATGTCAAAGTCAGATAGGGTTTGATACAATTGctggaaaacaataaaaatgttatgaGCCACTTCAAAAAATGATTTAGTATTTGCATATTcgaaatcagaatcaggtttattaaCAAGTACGTTTAAATACAATGAATTTGCCTCAGTGTTACTAAAATTAaggaaagaaatatataaaaaggaagataaaaaacaagtactagaatataaatgtatgttatATAACAATTGATTTTGAAGGAAAATTCCacattacacataaaaaaaagcaaatcttTACCTTGAAGTCTGTGTTGTTCACATGTTCAAAGACCAGAGCAGGAGTTCGGgactaaaaagaaaaggagaacaaaTATGTATGGTATTTATGAATGATACATTACGGTACATAAGTCTTAAACTGTTGTAGTGCGAGAAGGAAAATCAAAATTACCACGGGATCCTTGACGATATCTAACAGTGAGATGATATTTGGGCCACCCCGCAGATTTTCCAGgatctttatttctctcttgattttctttttcttgacgGGCTGTGAACAGAGACAGTGCATGAAATCTACACgactgaaacatttaaaaacaacaacaacaaaaaaatagtcAAATCAATCTCCATACCTTCAGTATTTTGACGACcactttttcattgtttgtgaTGTTTATGGCTTCGAACACTTCACTATATTTGCCTCTCCCTAGTTTTCTGACTAGCTGATAGTCGTCCTGGTtcctacaaaacaaaaagccacaGTGAACAATACTTAGATGGCTTAACCAACAAAGCTAAAACAAGATAAACACAACTATTGTGCCAACTTACCCCCATTCAACAACATGGGACTCATAGTCCCAATATTCCCGaggtctctgtgtgtttacatcaggGTAAACTCGAGAGCGGCTTGGAACAGGGCCAGACATATTCTACACAGGATCTTCTCTGAATCTcctaaaacaagacaaagaagagaaaatatgaGCTacgtggtcacacacacacacacacacaaaaaaacaacaacaatacaaacacattatGATGTACGGTAATTTAATTATGAGAACACATTACCTGGGAGGTTCCCTCCAGGATGATGGTGATCGATGAATCGGGACAAGAGCAGTGGAGATGCCTTTATGGTAAGAAAGCTACAGTGggcacacagacatgaaacataCAGTTCAATCAATCATTCACATTAGTTCAACGCCATATGAAGTGAGAAATGTTAATCAGAGCTCATTTTAACTTGACTATTTTCCCTCCACTGCTTCACAGGATGTTGATCTGAATAAGATCATTACATATGAAGCTACAGGAAGGCggcaaaaaaaacagtaactTACACATTAAAACAGCGGCATGTGTTACTTAAATGACACAGACATAATTAACTTTTAAAACTCAGACTTAAATTAACGGTGTCTAAATATGGTGGCGTGTGAAACATAGAAACCTGAATGTTAAATGGGGGCATCCAACCAGTCTAATCAGGAGGTACAGGGTTCAATACAGTCATCACTAGGGGCTACACCAAGGCAGTATctcctgttaaaaaaaaaaaaagaaagagaagaaagtaGGTTGATTAAAATCAATGCAGTCAATTAAGCAAACACGAGCAAACTATGTGAGCTAACGTAGGTCAGCCAATCACGTTAGCTACGAGGCTACATTAAATTCATGGATTTATGAGAAGGGATTCAATCGACTAATGCTCTCCCCGATACAAAACACTCATTATAGCCAGCTTTAGTACTTTAAAGAGAAGCTGAGTGTACGCACAAACCCTCTGTGGCCCAAGGCCTGCACAAGTGCAGCGGAGCTAACAGCCAGCTAGTTAGCATTAGCTTCGTGAACAGCAGAGGGAAAAGCCGGCTGAAAAGTCACAACTACCTATCGGCcattttctaaaaaataaaaaataataaccgtaaggaataaaataaaaaaaggttagGGTTAGTTGAAATAGTCAAAAACATATCCCAGAGGTCTCTATTAACGCAGAGCTCAACAAGAAGCctcgagagaaaaaaaaaaaggtatttccTAAAGCTAGAAAGTGCTAAGCTAACTGGGCTAAGGGAGTGAATAGCCTGCTTCAGGCTTGGCGAGGCACAACTGGCTGACAACGCCTTGAAAAAACACCCTACAAACACTGTGATCGAGCAGCACCGAGGCGCCGAGGTTGTGTTACTTGTTCCCAGCTTTCCCCCCCACATAGAAAACACTCAACGGGACTTCCAAACCTACGACGATTTGTGGTTAAATAATACGATTACCTCTCAGCGTTGTTGGGACGTCAATATGGCGATGCTTGGGATCAAGAGCTTAGTGCGGAGAGCCTCTCCCGCAGAGGGCGCtctactttttctctctcatggGGGGCGGGAGTGTGGCTGCCTCTGCCACCAACAGGTCTGACACAAGCACAAACTCTTCTCTGCATCACACAGCTGTCGTGTTTTCTCAGTTATTTAAATACAGTATTATAtatcataaggaacatcaactcactctcactcacaatccaagtctgcacttaaaacctgtttaaaaatagcctttttctttttctgattcaattgcattgtcctattttaacccagatagcaaatattatggctgtattatggcatacatttggcatttttttggcattaagaaagccttttggcctaactgtggtatgattagggttatccataatagatacGGAGGCGCCAGCAATATATGGttgagttaaggcatgtttatggcatgccAGAAGATTGGGCGTGAGCtggaacagctgatttggggctcttctgggacatttatggctatattttggaagtccacaatttgctttgggtgaattttggctcccttttggtatgattttggctttcctaatttggggcatttatggcccagacatccacccataaccttgccaaaatgcaagccagatttgggccaaagcgaagccaaaagatCTGCgaacctgtttttaaatgttgtattcttgtgatttgata
Protein-coding regions in this window:
- the LOC104925502 gene encoding casein kinase II subunit alpha-like, which translates into the protein MSGPVPSRSRVYPDVNTQRPREYWDYESHVVEWGNQDDYQLVRKLGRGKYSEVFEAINITNNEKVVVKILKPVKKKKIKREIKILENLRGGPNIISLLDIVKDPVSRTPALVFEHVNNTDFKQLYQTLSDFDIRFYMYEILKALDYCHSMGIMHRDVKPHNVMIDHEHRKLRLIDWGLAEFYHPNQEYNVRVASRYFKGPELLVDYQMYDYSLDMWSLGCMLASMIFRKEPFFHGHDNYDQLVRIAKVLGTEDLYDYIDKYNIELDPRFNDILGRHSRKRWERFVHSENQHLVSTEALDFLDKLLRYDHQARLTAREAMDHPYFYPIVKDQGRGATPGGMAASSTPVSSSSMMAGITSMSSSQPLANIAGSPVISAPNTLATQVPAATGAQP